The DNA window ATCGAAAGTGTATAAAGCAGAAACCGGTGAGAGTTTGAGTAACTATATTATTCGCATGCGGATGGAGCAAGCTCATTATCTATTGAAACATTCGCACAAGAAAATCTATGAGATTACCGAGGAGCTTGGCTATCAGAATCCACAATATTTCAGTAAGATCTTTCGGAAGTTTTATGGAATGACGCCTCAAGAGTTCCGTGATCAATAGAAGAGGTTGTAAAAGGTGCATAGATCTTAGGATATTATCATAGGACTGCTCTTTCCCAGACACTATACTAAATTTGTAAGCAAGACATGAGGTCAAGATGGAGGGGGCGCAATATGTTAAGCACTGTAAAGAAACAATTATTTCTTGTATTAAGTCTTATTCTTGTAATTACAGCATTAACGGCATGCGGTAGCAGCAAGACCAATGATAAGACGGCAAGCAGTGAAACACCGGTTAATAACGAGGTGGCAGCAACTGAGGAATCAGCGCTAAAAGACAAGTATGATCCAGCAGTTACGATTACGACAGCATGGGGTGTCGATCCTGCGGTTCAATTTAAGAACGGTGAAACCATTGAAAATAACGTTGCGACGAAATGGGCGCTAGATACCTTCGGTATCGAAATTAAATCACTGTGGTCCGTAACAGATACGAACAATGCGTTTGCAACGAAGCTCCGCTTAGCGATGTCTTCCGGACAGAAAATGCCTGATGTTCTTGTTGTCGGAAATAACGACAAGCAACTCGTATCCGACTTGGTTGAGTCCGGTTATTTCCGTGAAGTAGGTTCATTGTTTGACAAATATGCAAATGATACTTGGAAGAAATCCATGGAGCTCGATCCTTCGGTATGGAATCCATATATGAAGGATGGCGAAAAGATGGGAATCCCTGTCCTGGATTACGCCTATAACAACGATTATATTCTATGGATTCGTCAAGATTGGCTCGATAAGCTTAACATGAAGGCCCCAACGACTTTAGAAGAACTCGAAGCAGTAATGGAAGCATTCAAAAATAACAATCCTGACGGCCTAGCACCAGATAAAGTTGTACCTCTTAGTATTGGGTTCAAATCTTCGATGAATACATGGATGGGTGATCCTTCCTGGGTCTTTGGTGCTTTTGGTACCATTCCACAACAATGGAATGAGGGTACGGATCAAACATTGGAATACGGGTCAGTTAATCCGGGAATGAAGCAAGGTCTACAAAAACTGAATGAATGGTATACAAAAGGATATATTCCGAAAGAAGCAGCCCTTTGGGACGAGAATAAAACAGCAGAGCCGGCAGTTGCTGGAACGGCAGGAATCATTCCTGGTCCGTATTGGATGAGTGGTTGGCCGCTTGTTGATACTGCGAAGAACGTGAAAGATGCTGTATGGAAACCTATCGCACTGCCAATGGGAGCAGATGGGAAAGCGGGACGTCATGGGACTTCTTTCTCCAGCGCCGTCGTTCTGATCAACAAAGATATGAAGAATCCTGAAGCATTCTTTACTTACGAAAACTATATGTATGATAATATCGCCAATCCACAAGTGGGAAGCCAATATGATATTGGTATTTTTAAAGGATATGATTATGATCTAGATGCGAATGGAAATCCAGTATATCTAGACGATGTACCAGGCGGAGAAGTCAACGTTGTTCGTTATTTCCTTGTACGTGACGGTGCTCGGATTCCAGATGCACAGATGAAGGCACTTATGGAGCTTGCGGATGGAAAGACACCAGAGACTCGTGTAGAGAAAGATCTCGCGAATAACTTTGGTAAGGAGACTCCGGCAGCTGCCAAGGTCGTGATGTCTCAGCCAGATGCTTCGTATATGGATATGTTCACGGGTCCTACAACAGAAACGATGAAAACGAAATGGGATTACCTCAAAAAAATCGAGTTGCAAACCTTTAACGAAATTATTTACGGTCAAAAACCACTAGATGCCTTCGATAGCTTTGTTGCGAATTGGAAAAAATCTGGTGGCGAGCAGGTTACAAAAGAAGTAAACGAATGGTATAGTTCAGTGAAATAAATATGAATTTTATTACGCGAAGAATCCTTGATTTATCAAGGGTTTTTCGCTTTTTTTGTCTCGAAAGCCTCTTTTTTCAAAAGTGGTTGTAATAGTGCCATCAATGTTGGTTTAGTCATGTTTTCGCAGGAAATAGACCGTTGCTATAATGTGGATGTTCAATATAAAAACAACGAGAGGGAGTGGATTAATGAGACAGCTCAAGATGAATTGGCAGTTCCATTTAATGATTTTACCATCACTTATATTTTTACTAGTATTTAGCTATCTGCCGATGGCTGGAATCGTCATAGCTTTTCAAAATTATAAACCTGCACTGGGTTTTACAGGGTCTGCTTGGGTGGGATTTGAGAACTTTCGTTTACTATTCGAACGAGAGGACAGCATGCAAGTGATTTGGAACACGCTGATTATCGCCGTTCTAAAGATCATAGTTAACCTGGGGGCTCCTTTTGTCTTTGCGATATTCCTCAACGAAGTGCGGAAGCAATTTTTTAAACGTTATGTGCAGACCTTGGTCTACTTACCGCACTTTTTATCCTGGGTCATTCTAGGCGGTATTCTGGTTGACATCCTATCAACGGATGGGGGCTTAGTCAATCGTGCGTTAGAAGCTATAGGATTGTCCCCAATCTTCTTCTTGGGAGATGGAAGCTGGTTCCGAGTCACAGTCATTGTGACGGATGCATGGAAAGAGTTTGGCTATGGCACAATCGTATTTCTTGCTGCATTAGCCGGCATCAATCCTTCTTTGTATGAAGCAGCTGAAGTGGATGGGGCGAGCCGTTGGAAGCAAACCCGGCACATTACGATTCCGTCGATGATTCCCATGGCGATTGTTGTAGGAACACTTGCACTCGGTAACATTTTAAATGCGGGATTTGACCAGATTTTCAACTTATATAATCCACTTGTCTATGAAAAAGGTGATATTATCGATACCTTCGTATATCGTACAGGGATTTTAAGCGGAGATTTAGGACTTGGTACAGCGGTGGGATTGTTTAAATCGGTGATTAGTATGATCCTCATCGTGATTTCCTATCGATTAGCGTATAAATGGGCAAATTACCGAATTTTCTAAGAACGGAGTGAGAGGACATGTACCATAAAACCAAATCCTATCGCATATTCGCGATGTTTAACTATACGGGGCTATTTATTATTTCACTTTTATGTGTCTTACCGCTTGTTCACGTTCTAGCCGTATCATTTAGTGCGAAGTCAGCAGCTGATGCCAATATTGTGAGTTTGTGGCCTGTTGATTTCACATTAGAAGCTTACAAGAAGACGATGAATAATCCTGCATTTATTCTGTCCTTATGGGTATCAATAAAAAGAACAGTTATCGGAACGGGGCTTACGTTATTGCTTGCCTTCTTGGCAGCCTACCCGTTATCGAGAGAGAACAATCGATTTAAGGGACGTAACGTATATTCTTGGTTGTTTGTTTTCGCAATGGTGTTTAATGGAGGGCTCGTTCCTTTTTATATCATGATTCAAAAAGTCGGTCTCATGGGTTCTTTCTGGGCTCTTGTATTACCAGGTGCGGTCAATATATATCTAACGATATTAATGATGAACTTCTTTCGAGGGATTCCAAAGGAGCTGGAAGAGGCTGCGTTAATTGATGGCGCAGGTCATTTCAAAACATTGTTCTCCATCTTCTTACCGGTATCCAAACCGGCGATTGCGACTCTAGGACTATTCAGTATTGTATTTCACTGGAACTCTTGGTTTGATGGTCTATTGTATACGAATGCCCCGGGACAATATCCGCTTGCGACATTTTTGCAGACCGTCATTATTCAACGGGATATGAGTTCATTAAGTTTGGATCCGGTAACGATGGACTTGATCTCTCAGAAGACGGTGAATAGTGCCCAGATCTTTATTGGGGCGTTGCCGGTGTTGATCATTTATCCATTTATGCAAAAGTATTTCGTGAAAGGTCTAGTCGTTGGTTCGGTGAAGGAATAAGCTTGGAAGAGTCGCTGAGAACCGGTTCTTTTTTTCAAAAAGACGCAAGGAGGATGTTGAATTTTGAAATTGAATTCATTTATTCATGGAATGGATGTCTCTTTTTTAGATGAAATAGAACAATCTGGCGGGACTTATTATGAAGGGGAAGAGAGAAAAGATGGCCTCGTCATTTTGCATGAAAGTGGTGTGAAATCGATTCGATTACGGATATGGAATGATCCTTCAGGTGGTTATTGTAATTTGGATCGAACACTGCTGATGGCCAAACGTATTAAAGCGTTAGGTATGCATTTTTTACTTGATTTTCATTATTCCGATAAATGGGCTGATCCGGCGAATCAATGGAAACCTCAGGCGTGGGAAAGTCTTGATTTCGAGGGCCTAAAGGCAGCTGTCTATCAATATACGTATGATGTACTAGATGCACTGAAGATGCAAGGAACCTTGCCAGATATGGTGCAAATCGGGAACGAAATTACTCCAGGAATGCTCTGGAAAGATGGAAAAGTAGATGGAGAATGTGATACAGATACGCAATGGGATGGGTTTACGCAGCTTGTGAAGTCAGGTATTGCCGGAGCGAAGTCCGTGGATACGAACCTGAATATCATGATTCATATTGATCGGGGCGCTGATCTAGGGGCAAGTCAGTACTTTTATGATCGTTTTGCTCAATTCGAAGTGATATTCGATACGATTGGTCTTTCTTATTATCCTTGGTGGCACGGCACTTTAGAAGATTTGCGTAATAATTTAGAGAATCTATCCTTACGTTACAATAAAGATATTATTGTTGTTGAAACCGCATATCCTTGGACACTAGATCCTCGAGAGGGATTTCCGTTGATTGTTGAAAAGGAAGAGCAATTACATGAGGGATACGCTGCGACGGTTGAAGGACAAACGAAGTATCTACAGGATTTGGTCCATGTCATTAAGCAAACACCAGGTGGGCGAGGGATTGGCTACTATTGGTGGGAGCCAGCATGGATTCCTGCTAAAGAAAAATGGTCTGTTGGACATGACAATAATTGGTCGAACTTAACCTTGTTCGATTATGAAGGACGCAAGCTTGGGACACTTGAATCTATAACTGAAGGGGACGAAAGATAATGAAGAAATATCCTCCGATTAGCAGCTCACTACCACGCATGATGCATGGTGCTGATTATAATCCGGATCAATGGCAGCGATATCCTGAGGTGTTGAAGGAAGATATTCGCTTAATGAAGCTAGCCAAATGCAATGTGATGTCTGTAGGGATATTCTCATGGGTATCTTTAGAACCAGAAGAAGGCATGTATACGTTTGAGTGGCTGGATAAGCTACTTGATTCGTTCGCCGAGAATGAAATTTATGTATTCCTAGCAACGCCAAGCGGTGCTCGTCCTGCCTGGATGTCTGTTAAATATCCTGAGGTACTTCGTGTTGGGCAGAACCGCGTAAGGAATCTGCACGGTTTCCGCCATAATCATTGTTATACCTCTCCGGTATATCGTGAAAAAACACGTGTGATGAATGAAAAGCTGGCGGAGCGTTATGGTAATCATCCTGCCGTGATCGGTTGGCATATTTCCAACGAATTCGGCGGTGATTGTCACTGCTCCTATTGTCAGGAGGCATTTCGACAGTGGTTACAGAACAAGTATGGAACTTTGGAAACGTTGAATCATGCTTGGTGGACGACGTTCTGGAGTCATACGATTACAGATTGGAAGCAAATTGAATCCCCTGCTCCGCATGGTGAGACGCAGGTCCATGCGATGAATCTGGATTGGCGACGATTCGTGACAGACCAGACGGTGGATTTTTGCAGACATGAAATTGCACCATTACGAAAGTTCCGCCCCGATTTGCCTGTGACAACGAATTTGATGGGTGTCTATGAAGGGCTGAACTACTGGAAATTCGCCGATGTACTGGATGTTATCTCATGGGACAACTATCCTACTTGGCATGATCAGAAGCATGATCACGAGCAAGGTGCCTGGATTTCGATGGTGCACGATATCAATCGCTCTTTAAAAGGCGGCAAGCCGTTTATGCTAATGGAGAGCACGCCAAGCATGACGAATTGGCAAGCGGTTAGCAAGCTTAAGAAGCCAGGGATGCATATGTTATCCTCTTTGCAAGCCGTTGCTCATGGTTCCGATACGGTTCAATATTTCCAATGGAGGAAGAGCAGAGGGTCAAGCGAAAAATTACATGGAGCTGTTGTCGATCATGTGGGACATGAGCATACGCGTGTATTTCAGGATGTTACAGATGTGGGCGATGCCCTTGAACGGCTTGAAGATATTGTCGGAACGAGTGTACCCGCTGAAGTAGCCATCATTTTTGATTGGGAGAATCGGTGGGCGATCAAAGATTCTCAAGGTCCTCGAAACATCGGTACAGATCCGAATGCTCCGGATTGGCACAGTGGGATGAAGCATGATGAGACCGTGAGCTGGCATTATCAAGCTTTTTGGGAGCAAGGGGTTGCAGTCGATATGATCGATATGGAATGCGACTTCTCAAAGTACAAGCTAATCATCGCCCCGATGTTATATATGGTCCGTCCGGGTGTTGGAGAGCGAATTGAGCGGTTTGTTGAAGCGGGAGGGACTTTTGTTGCTACGTATTGGTCCGGTATTGTGAATGAGAGCGATCTTTGCTTCCTAGACGGATTCCCAGGACCTTTAAGAAAGACGCTCGGAATCTGGTCGGAAGAAATCGATGGATTGTATGATGGAGAAATTAATCGGGTTATTCCCGTTGGTGATAATAAACTTGGTCTTAATACCACGTATGAAGCTATTGATTTATGCGACTTGATTCATAC is part of the Paenibacillus segetis genome and encodes:
- a CDS encoding extracellular solute-binding protein yields the protein MLSTVKKQLFLVLSLILVITALTACGSSKTNDKTASSETPVNNEVAATEESALKDKYDPAVTITTAWGVDPAVQFKNGETIENNVATKWALDTFGIEIKSLWSVTDTNNAFATKLRLAMSSGQKMPDVLVVGNNDKQLVSDLVESGYFREVGSLFDKYANDTWKKSMELDPSVWNPYMKDGEKMGIPVLDYAYNNDYILWIRQDWLDKLNMKAPTTLEELEAVMEAFKNNNPDGLAPDKVVPLSIGFKSSMNTWMGDPSWVFGAFGTIPQQWNEGTDQTLEYGSVNPGMKQGLQKLNEWYTKGYIPKEAALWDENKTAEPAVAGTAGIIPGPYWMSGWPLVDTAKNVKDAVWKPIALPMGADGKAGRHGTSFSSAVVLINKDMKNPEAFFTYENYMYDNIANPQVGSQYDIGIFKGYDYDLDANGNPVYLDDVPGGEVNVVRYFLVRDGARIPDAQMKALMELADGKTPETRVEKDLANNFGKETPAAAKVVMSQPDASYMDMFTGPTTETMKTKWDYLKKIELQTFNEIIYGQKPLDAFDSFVANWKKSGGEQVTKEVNEWYSSVK
- a CDS encoding ABC transporter permease — translated: MRQLKMNWQFHLMILPSLIFLLVFSYLPMAGIVIAFQNYKPALGFTGSAWVGFENFRLLFEREDSMQVIWNTLIIAVLKIIVNLGAPFVFAIFLNEVRKQFFKRYVQTLVYLPHFLSWVILGGILVDILSTDGGLVNRALEAIGLSPIFFLGDGSWFRVTVIVTDAWKEFGYGTIVFLAALAGINPSLYEAAEVDGASRWKQTRHITIPSMIPMAIVVGTLALGNILNAGFDQIFNLYNPLVYEKGDIIDTFVYRTGILSGDLGLGTAVGLFKSVISMILIVISYRLAYKWANYRIF
- a CDS encoding carbohydrate ABC transporter permease; this translates as MYHKTKSYRIFAMFNYTGLFIISLLCVLPLVHVLAVSFSAKSAADANIVSLWPVDFTLEAYKKTMNNPAFILSLWVSIKRTVIGTGLTLLLAFLAAYPLSRENNRFKGRNVYSWLFVFAMVFNGGLVPFYIMIQKVGLMGSFWALVLPGAVNIYLTILMMNFFRGIPKELEEAALIDGAGHFKTLFSIFLPVSKPAIATLGLFSIVFHWNSWFDGLLYTNAPGQYPLATFLQTVIIQRDMSSLSLDPVTMDLISQKTVNSAQIFIGALPVLIIYPFMQKYFVKGLVVGSVKE
- a CDS encoding glycoside hydrolase family 53 protein; translated protein: MKLNSFIHGMDVSFLDEIEQSGGTYYEGEERKDGLVILHESGVKSIRLRIWNDPSGGYCNLDRTLLMAKRIKALGMHFLLDFHYSDKWADPANQWKPQAWESLDFEGLKAAVYQYTYDVLDALKMQGTLPDMVQIGNEITPGMLWKDGKVDGECDTDTQWDGFTQLVKSGIAGAKSVDTNLNIMIHIDRGADLGASQYFYDRFAQFEVIFDTIGLSYYPWWHGTLEDLRNNLENLSLRYNKDIIVVETAYPWTLDPREGFPLIVEKEEQLHEGYAATVEGQTKYLQDLVHVIKQTPGGRGIGYYWWEPAWIPAKEKWSVGHDNNWSNLTLFDYEGRKLGTLESITEGDER
- a CDS encoding beta-galactosidase, with the translated sequence MKKYPPISSSLPRMMHGADYNPDQWQRYPEVLKEDIRLMKLAKCNVMSVGIFSWVSLEPEEGMYTFEWLDKLLDSFAENEIYVFLATPSGARPAWMSVKYPEVLRVGQNRVRNLHGFRHNHCYTSPVYREKTRVMNEKLAERYGNHPAVIGWHISNEFGGDCHCSYCQEAFRQWLQNKYGTLETLNHAWWTTFWSHTITDWKQIESPAPHGETQVHAMNLDWRRFVTDQTVDFCRHEIAPLRKFRPDLPVTTNLMGVYEGLNYWKFADVLDVISWDNYPTWHDQKHDHEQGAWISMVHDINRSLKGGKPFMLMESTPSMTNWQAVSKLKKPGMHMLSSLQAVAHGSDTVQYFQWRKSRGSSEKLHGAVVDHVGHEHTRVFQDVTDVGDALERLEDIVGTSVPAEVAIIFDWENRWAIKDSQGPRNIGTDPNAPDWHSGMKHDETVSWHYQAFWEQGVAVDMIDMECDFSKYKLIIAPMLYMVRPGVGERIERFVEAGGTFVATYWSGIVNESDLCFLDGFPGPLRKTLGIWSEEIDGLYDGEINRVIPVGDNKLGLNTTYEAIDLCDLIHTEGAEVLASYGDDFYAGRPALTVNSLGQGQAYYIASRNTQPFYDDFYASLIHSLQLSRSIDTVLPKGVTAQLRTDGEQDYIFVMNFTSEAQQVVLDESMYIHQLTGEPIDSSQLQLTAYEVVVLRRTRT